GGGATATTAGAGGTAATTTTAGAAGTTTTATGGTCCAATACGCAGTAATAAGTTAAGAAAAATTGAAGGACGACTAAAGTAATTTTCACTCAACAGGTTCACGTGACTCCACTTCACCGAGAATGCCTCCGCCGGTCCACCCCTTGATATAACACATCACTTCtaatgttttgaattttgattccaAAATATTTGACCACAACTAAGTAGGAGCTAGCTGCCTTGTTTAAAACCGTTACCAAAAACTGAGTTGATCAAAATTGACGTGCTTGCCCTATGCTCCCTTCGCCCTTAGGTCGGTGGTGGCTGTAGTTCATTACAAGTAATACTCCAACATGCAGAAGCTAGCCCGTTTAACCAAGCTCCCCTTTCGACTTACTTTTCTTCCCCGTACATCGATCGACTTAATATATTACACCAACTCCTGGTCATTAAGTACggaattatttacaaaaaaaaaaaaaaaaaaattgttgttgtGCTTATATAATATAAAAATAGACGGTACAAAGAGCATATGGTAAGAAGATCATTAAGTATCTTTCTTGGAAACCAGAACCAAGCTCATCTTTCTGAGCTACTATTTAATTTCCAGAGAAACCATGCACCAGCCCACTGGATTTTCCAAGAAATTTGTTAAGAAGAGAAATTAAACTAATAAGTAAAAATCAGGGGTTGCTCGTGGCTTTGGGTACGGCTTCGCTGTCCACCAAATCAAAGGTCATGTGCCCCCGATCGAGATTATAGCTGAAGCGATCCCATTTTTAATCTTGGAACTTGATCCTCTGTGACCTCCAATATCAGTCATCGATTTGAACGATTCAGTTTTATACTAGTAGTAGATTGTGAGCTTTTTTcgtgttttatttttatggtcGGGATCGTCTGTCTGGCTGTTATAATTATCGGTGAGAACTATAATCGGTTTCAAAAGTTACGTTCTTTTTTCCCGATGTTAGTATTTTAGTAGACTCGTAAAATCTCACACACTGTCACCTAATTGTCCACTCACTGCTGTCAGACGATAGGATGTTAGTATTTTAGTGGACTCATGAAATCTCACGCACTGTTATTTGAGTGTCCACTCACCACAGCTTGAGCTACAAACCAAAAATTATGTGGATCGAAATCTGCTTTATTAAAGATAAACGTGTTCTAAGATCATATCAGATGATATCTCGTTCAGAAAGTCTAGGAATGCTACTTTAGAATGCAACTCCATACTCAATTGTGTCCGGAACCGTTGAATATATACAGTACTGGCCCTGATGTTTGAGTTGCCCTAATCCGACCCCAAATTTAGTTGCCCACTTTCTattagttataaaaaataaagaactacaagtcaaaacaaaaaaaaaaatagaaaataaattcaaGGTTACATAGAACACATATTTTCTTACAAAAACTTAAATGAAAGAGTATAAGCtagtagtgtgtgtgtatatatatatatatatatatatatatatatatatatatatatatatatatatatatatatatatatatatatatatatatatatatatatatatatatatatatattagaaaagGCAATAACGAGTATTTCTGCATCTTTTAAAGCTGAAAAGTATtagtactattttttatttattttatccaTGGAGTATATTGCATATATGTAATATCATTGTGGTGCCAATGCGCGTTAACGAAACTTATGTGGGGTTCAAAACTCAATCGGGTAAAACTTGTGAATAAGTTTTCTTGATTGGAATTACTGTTTGCGCTCTAAAGTTTAACATAGATGGAGCATATAAATCCTCCTGCAGCGCTGCTGCCTTTGGCATTATCGCGAGAGACCATGGTGGATTAGCTCAAATTTGGCGTTCAGGAAAAGCAATGGCATCCTCTGCAATTACCATAGAGGCTTGGGCAATTACCATAGAGGCTTGGGCTTTTAGAATTGCTTGCGGAACTGTTATGGATCTAAATCTCTATGAGGTGGTCTTCGAATTTGATTGTTTAGAACTCATTAACTGCTTCAAAAAGTCCAATTCTACTACTCCGTGGGAAATTCGAACTGTGATTGAAGATATTAAAAGTTGGGCATCCGGTAAGAAATGGTCCTTTGTTTGGTGCCCAAGGGAAATGAACAAAGTAGTACACTGGTTGGCCACGAATTGTCTTAAtaggaattttgtttcttcatCAGATTGTATTCTGCCTGAACTTTAATGTCTTCTTAACTATATATGATGTAATCCGTTGATCTCGTTCTATATATCAAtgaccttttcaaaaaaaaaaaactagtcccaatacatccaaaaaaatttgttcataaGTTCGTGAAGTAAATGCTTTTCTCCAACTAGTCTGTCCTAACGTACTCTTTTAACCATGAGTTCATACTCATTGCTAAGATCTTTGGCTCTCAACtcaaaaccaccaccactaccggTCTCCACCGGACCTAAAAGAGAAACTCAAGTTGAACTTCATACTGGAGAATTTGACTCGAGAACGAATTTTATTAGTATGTATTCCATTGTGGCATTCAAGAGAAGCGATAGAAACAACCAAACTTGCGATTCTGCGAATCAAGAAGATTCTATTACTAATGAAAAGATACGATTTTATGGCAACAAATTAACCCCCGGGAGATACATATTTGTAGTTTTTAAGAGATTAGAGATTCTGAGGGATTTTTTTTCGCTGCTGCAGCAGCAGGGAGTCTGCCATGGTGCGCCAGTCCCCCGGCTCCATAGGTGTCCAGCTGCACCTCTGTTCTGGAAAGCGATTTGCAAGCAGTGATTAACATGCTCACCTGGCAAGTAGTTGTCAGCCAAGAAGTGAAGGTCATTCTTAGCGATGTGAGCTTGAGAAGAGGAAGGGATGATAAACAAGCCGAACAAGCCAAGCAGGTAGTTGATCAAATTTGGTTTGATAACTTAACGAGATTCAAAAATATGCTTGAGTTTAGCTTGTTTATAAAACGAGCCGATTGCGACCAAGCTATAGTCAAGCCAAACAAGAGTCAATCTCaagtaacttgaattttttgtaCACAATAAGCCGAACGAACCAAGTAGTAGCTTAATCAAGCTTAGCTTCAAATCTTAACGAGCTTCAGAAAAtgttcaagattggtttgttaATGTAACAAAGCAATCTTGAACAAGGCTTTAATGAACGGACAcgagctcaaactcaagtagcttGATTCGTTTAGCCGCCCTAAATATGGGTTTtcaatgttgattttttttttcttttgctcgtAGAACTTCCAATATGGTGTCCCCTGGCTACTTGATCCCTCGTCTAGGTACGAGGTTCCCTCTTGATGTAATCTTATTGGGCAATGATATCCACGCCATTTTGgcgaaaaaataaaagtaaaattagagaaatttcaaaacccCCAAAACAGAGTACATACCTAatgcaaagtccactttgatcCCTTATAATTTGGGCCATGTGCATATATACCCCTTATGGTTCAAAATTATGCACATAACCtcttgtaattttaaaaatatgcaaataAACCCCCTGtcgtcatgtttttcatccacTTTAATGGAGGTGCATATATCTCATATGTCTTTAGAATCTTATCTGAGCCGTTCataatatattaaataaagaatatagtAATTCTGTAAAAAATTATCTCGATCAAGTATCAATAAACCAATGATCTAATTCTTGatgaattcaaatttgaaattctaATTTCATAATAAATTTGATTCGACCatgagattttcattttttgatcgacTTGAATTTTAGCGtggatgtagtactcgtcaaactctacaatatcaacggttcaGATCCAATTTTTGTGTccattaatatggatgaaaaatatgacggCATGGGATCTATCTGCACATTTTTAAGATCACATAAGGGTTATGTGCACATTTTTGAACCATAAAAAGTGTATTTGCACATGGTCCAAATCATGGGGtaaaagtggactttgccctaacTAATACTAATCTCAATTGACGTTTGCATGATGAAAATGCTTTTCAATTTTTGCATTTCCTGGTTTACGTTCTAATAATTGCCATCTATGATTGTCTCAATAGATCTTCCAACTAAAAACTTTGCTTGATTTCTACTTACTTTCCTGAACTAGATCACACTTCCAACAGATATcaatcatttaccaaaaaaacaaataaacataaaaaaattaaataaaaaaaaaccagatcCCTAATTACTAATCTGGCtgaaataaaacaaacaaacaaacacaatctAATTGCATAGCAAGGGAATCACACAGCCCTTCAATGATTGGACTGACAGTAACACGTGTTTTTTCTATTGGAAATCATAAGCTTCTCTTTATTGAAGTAGTATAGTTACTATAGTACAATTTGAGCTGCACAAAATTAAATCACCAATTTAAATTTCAGCCTCACAGATAGATTATGAGTGTGGCACATGACACACCATACATGTTGTTATGCCAACTTGGActtcatttgtttatttatttatgggtAATGACCAAATTTTTTACAACCCCATATACTATATAGCTTTTGAAAGACTGTACATGTGTGAAAATTGTCTTTTATCGgctaacaaaaaagaaacagttTGATCTACTATAATTTGGATTTGATGATGTTAGAGTTTTCTAAAGGCTACGCCACAATAATGGGGTGGTTTTGGCAATTTACCCAAACTAATATCATGATGATACTTTTTCGCCCAATTGAGAGGAGGGAACAACAAAAACTTACTCTGTAGTTCATCTGTTACTTACATTTTCTTTGACAGGATAACTTatctattttcttcttccaagcAAGACTGCAAGAGTGACCGGAACTTAATTCGTTGGTCTAATtcattgattttcaatccagtTCAACCGCGTTATTTACTGGTGGTAgatcttcaaatttttttgaaaactcatGATATTAGGTTTTTGAGTATTAATGAAATTCTTATATTCATTTCATGAGTTATTTTGTGTGCTAAATATAGAAAGAAATACAGTGTTACCAGGCTAGTACATTACACTCACTTCAACTAACTCCTAAGGAATCCAATCCCAGCTTGACTAATATCGAGTTCATGTTATTTTAATACTCGTTGGATCTTGGTAGGGTAGATCCAGACAGAACAAAAACCGTACAAGTTTGCGGGTTTCaatggatgattttttttttttttttgatattacTAGTAACTTAGATTATCCAATTGGTCCTAACATCATCACTATTCATAGAAAAGAATTTGCATGTAACATCGACAAATGTGGCCTACCTTAAATTCCCACTCTCAAATTGAAATATTAACGTAGGGCCTGTCAATGTTATGGGGCCAACGGATTGACTACCGTTGCACTGTAACCGTTCGGCACCTCATGACGACCTCACCATGTTAATTACCACCGGATACAAAATTGGTACAAATTTTATGAAATTCTTAATGGAAATTAGTATTTTGCTGAGGAATCGGGTCGGTGTAAGCCCAAGAGGTTTGAGTCAATAGCCACGAGAATGCTAATAAGAACTTGATCTTCACAAGACAACATGATCGAATTCTGTAGAGGCCAACATTGGGGCCAATGGAGTGTTTGTGAGTGGTTTTCTCGACCAATCAGTGGGGTAATCTGGTCCGGACAACCgtttattaaaagaaaacaaaaatagtgTCGGTGTAACGCCTCAAAACCTTTTTGAGGGCAACGTGTAATTTCTAGTTGCGGGCAGACCATGTTGTTGTGTGTGGGACTTGGACCAGTCAACCATATCCAACATCTCCCCACGTTAGTTAAGTCCTCACACGCAGCTGGTTTCACTCTCCCACACACGGTTTGTCTTTGTGATCCAGTTCTCActtcctccccccccccccccccaccaccGCTTTTATGTGCGCATTCATTGATACGACAATTCTagagaaaaaaacacacacttgtGCACAAACACTTTCATGTGTTTTGTGAACGTGGGTGGCGCCTGTCCATTGTAATTGCGAAAATGCTACGCCCACCCACGATGGTCATACCGACCTTGCACCAACGGTCACACGGGCCCATCACTACGGGTCATGCACGGAAAACTTGATCCTttaatctgaataaaaaatgaaaagattgaaTCGAACACCTACATATATCggattaaacttattttttccAAGGccatttagattttttttttaaattattgaacgactcggattattAGTGTGGTACCAATAATGGGTCTtgcgtggccgtcggtgcagGGTCGGTATGGCCATCGTCGTGGCTGTACAAGGGTTCATGTAAATGAGTTTGCAACGGAGTATAAATCAAATGCATGTCCGAACCAAGTTGCACGCATGTTGAGTACTTTTTGGGTCATAAAGTTAACGATTTGACAAATCTTGAGTGACCCTAAGGCTTGAAATGTTTGGTTTTTACGGGATTCGAACACGTACCCTAATGAAAAACATGTACTTAATTATTAGTTTTTTCATGCCTACTTGAGTAAactctttttaactttttggttGTCTCTATGtctagcagttttttttttactataaataattctatatgctttaaagaaaaaattttaaattttccctctcttttttctcgtTTTCGCCAAGTTCCTATAACAAAAACCTTATagaatatagattgagaaacAAGACCATAACTCATCTCTTGCAATTGAACTCCGGTTAATTTGTAGATGTTCTAGTATTTTTACATGCAGCTAGCATCTTTCTCCGAAAGACATGTAGATTGTGATTGATGAGTAACTTTTAGGGAGGGGATATTTTTTCACATTCCCCGGAAGGGGAAATTTCAGAATATTGACCACTCGTAGCTGGACACcaaccaactctctctctctctgggaaTGGGAACACGAAGGGGGAAGACAGTatggcgtctctctctctctctaaaatcctaTTTAAATACGACCTTTCCCCCACCGCTTTCTCCCATGCATTTGTCTTTCCTCATCCCCACAGCACCACTAGTGCTTCTGTTCttgcgcgctctctctctctcttaaagcACTACTACCGAGTGCTAGTGCTAACATCTCTCTCTTCTACATAACTTGTCTCCCTGACACTACCCCTTTCTCTCCACTCCAAGCTGTTTCACCATTCTCCTTAAAGAAGCACTTCCCTTTCCAGTTCTCTGACAAGTCAAATTTCATCCCATTTGTCTTTGTTcaccacttctctctctctctctctctctctctctctctctctctctctcaaattgtTGCGCATAATATTAAAACAGAAACAGAATGTCTAGCAGAAGGTCACGTTCTAGGCAAGCAGCAACTGGAGTTTCAAGGAATATCAGTGATGACCAAATTAATGAACTTGTTTCTAAGTTGCAAGAACTTCTTCCTGAGCTTCGCCGGAGCCGTAGCCGCTCTGACAAGGTACTTACTACTTTCTTTTTCTACTCGTCATTTTCACTGTGTAAGTTCTTACTCTAGTAAAACaatgttcttttcatttttcaagatAATAGAAAGTAAATAgaaaaataggagagagagagagagagagagagagagagagagagagagagagagagagagggctttgATGGCATGTTATGCCAAACTGAAGCAAAGAAAACTTATTACAAACGACTCGTTTTACACAcattacacacacacatgtgaCGTGGCCCACAAGGCCACAAATGAACACATGGTGGGTGAGTGTCTGTGTGCAGCATGTGTATAAGACTTTAAGCAGGTTTTTGCATTCACAAATCGATCGATGCAACACCAAACAAATTGCGTAATGAGAGGTTTGGGTTTATTAAGTGGCGGAGAGAGTTATTGCATCTGGCCGGACCTACTAATGAATCACTCACTTACTATATATACAATGCACCTAGCTTCTGGGATGTTCCGACTTCAAGATCTCCTGAATCAATAATGCCGGAACTGGGAACACGGAGCAATGTGAGAAAAAGAACTCTAAAACACAAGTATAGACACAACTATCTTTCAAGCTGTTCGATGAACGTTAGCCCTCATACATCGAATAGTTCCGAACACAGTTGTGTCTTAGGTCCTAATGTTGTGCTCctagacttattttttttcctagtAGAATAATGTCTTCGAATATTTCAGTTACTTTTATTTGGTGAGTAAAGCCCATTTTTTAGAATGGTATGAATTACTTGATAATTATCATGGAGCCAATTGGattaatatccaaaaaaccattGATCCGAGCCACGTCTGGGGTTGCAAATAAACCAACCCGTTCGTCAACTGTTCAAGGCTCGACTCAGTTAGACTCGTTCGAGTTTGATCCAGATACTAAATAGACCCAACCTGAGCCTTAAGTTTAGgcttgtttaataaatgagccgaacataAACCTGACAGTATTCATCTTTATTAAGCTCGTGAACTAGCTGGAGTACATATACATGTCTCGTAAGAATTTCATATACAACGTTGAATATGCATAAACATTTACATGTACGAAcataaagaaaattttataGCTTTTACATGTAAGTACTTTTAAAATAGCTTTTACAAGTATATACTTTTAAAAGTACTTACATTTTAGTatgctttttaaaattttatacatGTATGAATTTAtttatgtacaaaataaaaCTTTATTTGATGTTCTAGACCTATACGAGAGCATAATTATCTAATATTTTTGACTCATTAAGGCTCATGAATTAGTTCGAGTTCAACTTAAACTTAGGCAAGCTcggctcaagctcggctcgtaaAATTTTCACTCaacttgagctcggctcgagttttCTTAAAACCTTAACGAACGAACCTAACATTCTGAAGTTTGGCTCAATTCgactcatttgcagccctagccATGACTAAATAATTGGTGAATGATTGTGAATTTATTGATGCAGGTATCAGCAGCCAGAGTGTTGCAGGAGACTTGTAACTACATAAGAAGCCTGCACAGAGAGGTTGATGACCTAAGTGAGAGGCTGTCCGAGCTATTGGCTACCACTGATGGCCCTCAGGCCGCCATGATTAGGAGCTTACTATCCCAATAggccttaaaatcatatttcaaTCAATGCTGTAATTTCCCTTTataattaatttcttgtttctctGATCTTTCTGATCAGTGATCTAGCTAGGGTTCTCTCACTAGACCTGGAAATGAGTTTGCAGCTTGGATGATTAGAGCTACAGAGAGTCCATGTGCAAGTCTCTCTTCTCACTTTGACTAATAATAAAAGGATCTCACTTCTCTCAAGAGGCTCCTATTTTGATGAATATTTAATTTACGAGTACAACTTTGTTTCTGTACGTGGGAGTTCTGTACTAACAACTACGGAGTATAATTTTGGCCGCGAATTATTTTTGGTAGTGCAGTACATTAATCAATCGGCCAGAAATGAACCATATGGATTCCAACCTTATTGTCAAGGCTTGGAACTCAAGAGATTTTTCATTGGTTTTAAAGGGAGTACAGTCCTCTGGATGACAGAATTGGTTCTCGACAAATTAATTGAGATACGTACGAGTAAGCTTGGTCCGCACATcttaagttataaaaaaaaaaaaaattattggagaTATCAATTTGTGTGCTTTGAATGTACTACATGCTGTTTAATTATTTGATGCTCTTGATGACCCATTTTTTGACCCAATTGCTCCTGAAACTGTGAAATCACATGCTGTTCTCCCGCCAAGGAAGTAAACTGCAGTTATTGATTgtactgggtttttttttttacgattaaaaaaaaaaactattttgagcCAATTGAAAGAGCATGGATGAAATCGACACAAATAGAAAGCAAAAGGGACCATTAGCATAATTTACCCTAGATGTATCATACGCCAAGCTTTTTATGTTTATATCACATACGCCAAGCTAAAGCTTAAGGAAAATACTCATAAGCACTCCCTTCACCATATTTTTTGCTTGATGCGTATTGcaaatccaactttttaagaaaacatGCTCCTCAGAAAGTTTGGCTACATTTCCAAGGTTACCCCTATATTCTACTCTCCCAATTAAATcgattataaattaaaaaatattggcATGCAATTAATGTACGTATGTTCactttcactaaaaaaaattgtgcatattttttaatgcGAATATCAAAAAGTACATACAATCttgatcttatttaatagatcctAATTAAATCGATTACAAATTGAAAGACATAAACAATCTAATACATAACACGAATGCCGAAAATAGACCAACAAACACGGAGGGAATGAATATTCATTTAAAGCTACTTTTAAATAGactttttagtttgatttttcaaaaacaaaccaGCACTTTTGGACATCCCAAATAGAATGGAGTACAAGACAAGCAATAGGGACAGATAGAGAAGCTCGTAAAATCAATTCAAAATGCTTAATTTATGGGGTAAAAGTCGAATTTTAAGGCTCCCTTTGGCTTAAGATGcagatttctttctttagtACTGACTAATAGGTTTGACTTCAGTTGTTTAAATAGAATAGCTAAAATATACAATTATAGTTTACGAATTTCTTGACATACTAATAATATatttaaaattaatatttaatatgaAAGAATTCAATTTCTTCATGTGAAGAGTTATACTTATACAAGTCCCAAATCGAATTCATCCTAACTCCACATCACTTGTTGCTAAACCTCTTAATTgcagagaaaataaaaaagctcTCATTTCAACAAGCATGCGAAATAATTAAAGGAAAATGTATTCACAAATGGCTATTATTAATATTTATTGATGTttctttggtatttttttcctcATAAAGCACATTGACTAATTTTAACTAACGCAATTTTTAAACATGGTTACTAAACTAATTAGCCTGTCAAAATAACAATGGTCGGATTACCCCTAAATTACAAATTAATATCCACTTCCCACCACATACTTCCCATTCTCCGAAGCGAAAACGTTATGGTCCATGATATCCATAAAAGAGGCCATGAAAATGaattgaacagttcagattCACATCATGGACCCTATCAATCCTGTCCCCGAAGAGCACATTGAATCCCTCCCCTCTGCCCGActtggtttattttatttttatatattataaacaaaaaaaaaggcttaattGTTGATGTTTATATTACTGCTATGAAGGTAGATTAGGTCCCATAAGAAAGATTGGGCCTTCTAAActaaaacagaagaagaagatcgattTAGCGTTCAATGGATTGACTAGTGCAAATTACTAATGGGCCTTAAGGCGTCCAGGGTCCCAACAATAGCATTTCAAGATTTGCTAAAAAGATCATCACAATTGTTTTACCACTTAATACTAAAGCATGTCCAACcattttgaacaaataaaaaatttcatttgaaaatgtcaagttttcttctttttttttgtggttaaaTTTGGAAATAGCTTTTAACTAATTTTCACATGTAAACTTAATGGATATATTAGTTATCATGGAAGGCTGCCATACCATCCTGGTTCTAGCCTCACTCTGTTTATTCGTGTTTCCTTTTATCCCTTGACATGAAAAATCATGATAGTAGTGCGGTGAACTCTATTGCTGCCCAACTATTGTCGTTGTATCCCATTAGAGCATTCACAATGGCCtaaccaaaattggataattAAAAGTTACACATCACCTTTTGGTTATCCgttttaagagattgttaagatTAACAATATAGAGATCCACAatagcataatcaaaattggataattaaaacttgttatatcacattttcaaactacaaaCAACTAATTAAAACTGTTAACAtagaaagtattttttttaaaatagttttcaaactaataaaaactatttattagaaatagaaaatcattttctcaaaataataCTTTGCAAtcatttttgaaacaaaaagtttttgaatttttttttttaaaaccattttcgaaaaaacagtttttgtgtaGAAGTATTTGTTGaaaaaccatttaaa
This DNA window, taken from Rhododendron vialii isolate Sample 1 chromosome 8a, ASM3025357v1, encodes the following:
- the LOC131297931 gene encoding transcription factor PRE3-like codes for the protein MSSRRSRSRQAATGVSRNISDDQINELVSKLQELLPELRRSRSRSDKVSAARVLQETCNYIRSLHREVDDLSERLSELLATTDGPQAAMIRSLLSQ